GGAAGAACGCCCCATTTATTGCTGTCAATTGTGGCGGTATACCTGAGAATTTGCTAGAAAGTGAACTCTTTGGCCATGCCAAAGGGGCCTTTACAGATGCTATTCGGGCCAAAAAGGGACTCTTTGAAGAGGCAGACGGAGGGACCCTTTTTCTGGATGAGATAGGGGATCTGCCCCTTACCCTTCAAGTCAAATTGTTGAGAGTACTTCAAGATGAAGAGGTGCGGCCAGTTGGCGCAACCAACGTGGTTAAAGTAGATGTCAGAATTGTGGCGGCAACTAGCAAAGATCTTGAACGTGAAGTAAAGCGTGGCTCCTTTAGAAAGGACCTCTTTTACAGGATTAATGTGCTTCGTATCTCACTGCCCCCACTGCGGGAACGACGGGAAGACATTCCAATACTAGTAGAGCATTTTATTGAAAAATTTAATGCGAGACTAGGTACAAAAATTAAGGGTATTAGTTCCGAGTGCATGCAGCTCCTTATGGATTATCCATGGCCAGGGAACGTAAGAGAATTAGAGAATGTAATGGAACGAACCATGGTCCTTGCTGAGGGAGAGGTGATCCAGCGAGAAGATCTTCCTCCGTACCTTCTGGAAAATTTAGTTGTAGAAGACAATGTGGAAAAGCTAGATATAGAGGATAGCGTACTATCAATAAAGAAATGTAGTAGAGTACTAGAGAAAAAACTCATTCAGCGAGCCCTTCAACGTACTGGTGGAAATAAGACACAGGCGGCAAAATTACTGGAAATTAGTCTCCCAGCACTCATTTATAAGATGAAGGATTACGGTCTGTTCAAGTCACAGTTTTAATTTAGTCACAGACGTACATAGAAAAATACATACGTTTTTAATTCTCTTTTGTAGGCGCTAAATAAAAATGTCGTAACAAGATACGACTATATTAATTTTGTGCTTCAAGGTAGATGCTACTTAATTTAGTTCTAACAAAGCAGCTAGCCCATGAAAATCTTCGTTCGACTAAGCAGGGGGTAATGAATAGTCAAGTTTGATTTTTTAGGGCCTGTATCTCTTTTGGGGATAGATACCTAAATTGGCCTGGGGCCAGTTTGCCGAGGAGTACAGGTCCGATTCTCGTGCGGATCAATCGTTTTACTGGGTGGCCCACGCTCTTAAACATGTATCGTATCTGACGTTTCCTGCCTTCTTTCAATTTCACAATGAATATTGAGTCGCCATCCACTTGTTTGATTTTCTTTATAAAACAAGGCATGGTCTTTTTGCCTTGGATGACTACCCCTTTTTCAAGCCGTCTTATGGCTTCTTTGGGTGGAATCCCCTGTACTGTGACCCTATATTCTTTTTCCACCTTTTTGGATGGATGTAAGAGCCTGTGAGTGAGCTCGCCGTCATTGGTCAGGATTAACAGGCCCTCGCTGTCTTTATCTAACCTTCCCACATGGTAGACCCTGGGAAAAGAATAAGTACCAGTAGTCTTTCTAAGATGATCTAGAATTGTTGGCCTTCCAAAGGGATCATTGAGAGTGGTGAGAATCCCTCTAGGTTTATGATAGGCAATATAAATAAATTCATCGTTTGATTTAATGACCTTTCCATCTACCTTGACAATGTCTTTTTCAGGATCAATTTTGGTACCCAATTTAGTTACAGTTTTCCCATTGACCTGGACTCTGCCAGCGACTATGAGTGCCTCAGCTTTCCTGCGGGAACATAGGCCAGATTGAGCTATGTATTTATGTAATCTTA
This is a stretch of genomic DNA from Dissulfuribacter thermophilus. It encodes these proteins:
- a CDS encoding pseudouridine synthase, which produces MIRLHKYIAQSGLCSRRKAEALIVAGRVQVNGKTVTKLGTKIDPEKDIVKVDGKVIKSNDEFIYIAYHKPRGILTTLNDPFGRPTILDHLRKTTGTYSFPRVYHVGRLDKDSEGLLILTNDGELTHRLLHPSKKVEKEYRVTVQGIPPKEAIRRLEKGVVIQGKKTMPCFIKKIKQVDGDSIFIVKLKEGRKRQIRYMFKSVGHPVKRLIRTRIGPVLLGKLAPGQFRYLSPKEIQALKNQT
- a CDS encoding sigma-54-dependent transcriptional regulator, with the protein product MPQKRILIVDDEPEVRKIISSILQSPKGGYEVREAGDVETALELLKEEPFDHVLCDIYMEPLTGIDFLRKVKSDGLNINIIMISGKADVEQALEAISLGADDYVHKPITAGQLLFVLRRIEEQKRLKEENERLRAEVQERYSFHNMVGKSTKMQVVFDVIKKIADYKTTVLITGESGTGKELVAKALHYNGARKNAPFIAVNCGGIPENLLESELFGHAKGAFTDAIRAKKGLFEEADGGTLFLDEIGDLPLTLQVKLLRVLQDEEVRPVGATNVVKVDVRIVAATSKDLEREVKRGSFRKDLFYRINVLRISLPPLRERREDIPILVEHFIEKFNARLGTKIKGISSECMQLLMDYPWPGNVRELENVMERTMVLAEGEVIQREDLPPYLLENLVVEDNVEKLDIEDSVLSIKKCSRVLEKKLIQRALQRTGGNKTQAAKLLEISLPALIYKMKDYGLFKSQF